Sequence from the Venenivibrio stagnispumantis genome:
TAACTCCGCAAATTTATATTTTAATTTATTATAAATTTTATGAGATATAAATACTAATAAAATTGAATAAATTACTGAAAGTAAAATACTCATATAAGAAATATGATTATTAAAAAAAAGTTCCTGCCATATATTAACAATGGGGAAAAAAATATTAACATATAAATATAATTTATATTCATTCGGTACCATACTCATTGGATATATAATAGGAGTTAAATAAAAAACAAAAGTTAAAAATAGACCTGTAATTCTTTCCATATCTCTAAAAAATAGATTAATAGTTGCTATTAATAAACTTAATGAATAAATAAATAATGCTGAAATAGTTAAATATACAGGAATAATGCTCCAATTTAAACTTATACTTTTACCATAAAAATACACAAAAAAAATAATAACCGGTATAGAAATTATAAAATTAAATCCTTCGCTAAGTACTAAAGAAATAACT
This genomic interval carries:
- a CDS encoding ABC transporter permease — protein: MPLKEMEYYKDLILELTKKDIKVRYKNSYLGYLWSLANPLFLTLIFYFIFKIVTKVQIPNYTLFLISGLFIWQWISNSIMAGTNLYISNASLIKKVNFPRNFLVISLVLSEGFNFIISIPVIIFFVYFYGKSISLNWSIIPVYLTISALFIYSLSLLIATINLFFRDMERITGLFLTFVFYLTPIIYPMSMVPNEYKLYLYVNIFFPIVNIWQELFFNNHISYMSILLSVIYSILLVFISHKIYNKLKYKFAELV